The Coffea arabica cultivar ET-39 chromosome 9e, Coffea Arabica ET-39 HiFi, whole genome shotgun sequence genome has a window encoding:
- the LOC140014891 gene encoding phosphoserine phosphatase, chloroplastic-like has product MEGLISTQLNPIHTYSTHESYVFSPTFSLRIKTIAFGNKFVAMRNLKSHTSINASVQLLEVPKEGRFNKALPSKVCLDEGIDEHAEFCGAGKAVVEWTTRAMSGSIPFEDALAARFSV; this is encoded by the exons ATGGAGGGATTAATTAGTACACAATTGAACCCAATTCACACCTATTCTACACACGAAAGTTATGTTTTTTCTCCTACATTTTCTCTGAGGATAAAGACAATTGCCTTTGGTAATAAATTTGTGGCAATGAGAAATCTTAAATCACATACTTCAATCAATGCTTCGGTTCAGCTATTGGAAGTCCCAAAAGAGGGTCGGTTCAACAAAGCATTGCCATCAAAAG TATGCCTAGATGAGGGCATTGATGAACATGCTGAGTTCTGCGGAGCTGGCAAGGCTGTTGTAGAATGGACTACTAG GGCAATGAGTGGTTCTATTCCTTTTGAGGATGCCTTGGCTGCAAGATTCTCTGTTTAA